In Nasonia vitripennis strain AsymCx chromosome 2, Nvit_psr_1.1, whole genome shotgun sequence, a genomic segment contains:
- the LOC100115984 gene encoding protein henna isoform X1 — translation MMVAKIKDSENITCGSPPDKPKLMSGGNYIKEGRDSAKGTCLIFSPKEEDEVGALGRYLQLFAKYEVNLLHIESRSSLRQANGYEFMVECAPGGNLGAVVEALQEQCGYFSIISRNYRDNMGTVPWFPRRIRDLDKFANQILSYGAELDSDHPGFTDPVYRARRKYFADLAYHYKHGQPIPRVDYTEEEIKTWGTVFKKLTELYPKFACREHNHVFPLLIENCGYREDNIPQLEDISNFLKDCTGFTLRPVAGLLSSRDFLAGLAFRVFHSTQYIRHSSRPLYTPEPDVCHEVLGHVPLFADPAFAQFSQVIGLASLGAPDEYIEKLATCFWFTVEFGLCRQNGELKAYGAGLLSSFGELEYSVSGKPELRAFDPATTAVQKYPITEYQPVYFVAENFEDAKEKMIKFAELIPRNFGVRYDPYTQTISIIDSKYQVEELVHNVNQEMQTLMNALKKLKN, via the exons CCAAAACTCATGAGCGGCGGCAATTACATCAAGGAAGGCAGGGACTCGGCTAAAGGTACCTGCCTGATCTTCTCGCCGAAGGAGGAGGATGAAGTTGGCGCTCTAGGGCGCTATCTCCAACTTTTTGCT AAATACGAAGTCAACCTATTGCACATCGAGTCTAGAAGCAGCTTGCGTCAGGCCAATGGCTACGAATTCATGGTGGAATGCGCTCCCGGCGGTAATTTGGGGGCCGTTGTTGAAGCCCTTCAGGAGCAATGCGGATACTTCTCGATTATATCAAG AAACTACCGCGACAACATGGGCACAGTGCCGTGGTTTCCGCGCAGGATCCGCGATCTTGACAAGTTCGCCAACCAGATTCTGTCCTACGGTGCCGAGCTCGACAGCGACCATCCTGGCTTTACCGATCCGGTTTACCGCGCCAGGCGAAAGTACTTCGCGGACCTCGCTTACCACTACAAACA CGGACAGCCGATTCCGAGAGTCGACTACACAGAGGAGGAGATAAAGACTTGGGGAACGGTGTTTAAGAAGCTGACCGAGTTGTATCCCAAATTCGCTTGCAGAGAACACAATCACGTGTTTCCGTTGCTGATTGAAAACTGCGGCTACAGGGAAGACAATATTCCACAGCTCGAAGACATCTCGAATTTCTTAAAAG ACTGCACGGGATTCACGCTACGGCCGGTGGCTGGGCTCTTGTCATCTCGAGACTTCCTCGCGGGCTTGGCCTTCCGCGTATTCCACAGCACGCAGTACATCAGGCATAGCAGCCGACCGCTCTACACCCCCGAACCCGACGTCTGCCACGAGGTACTCGGGCACGTGCCGCTCTTTGCTGATCCGGCCTTCGCCCAATTCTCTCAGGTCATAGGACTAGCCTCGCTCGGTGCACCCGACGAGTACATTGAAAAACTTGCCACG TGCTTCTGGTTCACGGTAGAGTTCGGCCTGTGTCGGCAGAATGGCGAACTCAAGGCTTACGGAGCCGGTCTGCTCTCGTCGTTCGGCGAGCTTGAGTACAGTGTAAGTGGCAAGCCGGAGTTGCGCGCTTTCGATCCCGCAACCACTGCAGTGCAGAAATACCCAATCACCGAGTATCAGCCAGTTTACTTTGTCGCCGAGAACTTTGAGGACGCCAAAGAGAAGATGAT AAAATTCGCTGAATTGATCCCAAGGAATTTTGGCGTCAGATACGACCCGTACACGCAGACAATCAGTATAATCGACAGTAAATATCAAGTCGAAGAATTAGTCCACAACGTCAATCAAGAGATGCAGACTTTAATGAATGCTCTAAAGAAGTTAAAGAATTAA
- the LOC100115984 gene encoding protein henna isoform X2 — translation MLAKKTMLKNDPKLMSGGNYIKEGRDSAKGTCLIFSPKEEDEVGALGRYLQLFAKYEVNLLHIESRSSLRQANGYEFMVECAPGGNLGAVVEALQEQCGYFSIISRNYRDNMGTVPWFPRRIRDLDKFANQILSYGAELDSDHPGFTDPVYRARRKYFADLAYHYKHGQPIPRVDYTEEEIKTWGTVFKKLTELYPKFACREHNHVFPLLIENCGYREDNIPQLEDISNFLKDCTGFTLRPVAGLLSSRDFLAGLAFRVFHSTQYIRHSSRPLYTPEPDVCHEVLGHVPLFADPAFAQFSQVIGLASLGAPDEYIEKLATCFWFTVEFGLCRQNGELKAYGAGLLSSFGELEYSVSGKPELRAFDPATTAVQKYPITEYQPVYFVAENFEDAKEKMIKFAELIPRNFGVRYDPYTQTISIIDSKYQVEELVHNVNQEMQTLMNALKKLKN, via the exons ATGTTGGCAAAGAAAACGATGTTGAAGAAcgat CCAAAACTCATGAGCGGCGGCAATTACATCAAGGAAGGCAGGGACTCGGCTAAAGGTACCTGCCTGATCTTCTCGCCGAAGGAGGAGGATGAAGTTGGCGCTCTAGGGCGCTATCTCCAACTTTTTGCT AAATACGAAGTCAACCTATTGCACATCGAGTCTAGAAGCAGCTTGCGTCAGGCCAATGGCTACGAATTCATGGTGGAATGCGCTCCCGGCGGTAATTTGGGGGCCGTTGTTGAAGCCCTTCAGGAGCAATGCGGATACTTCTCGATTATATCAAG AAACTACCGCGACAACATGGGCACAGTGCCGTGGTTTCCGCGCAGGATCCGCGATCTTGACAAGTTCGCCAACCAGATTCTGTCCTACGGTGCCGAGCTCGACAGCGACCATCCTGGCTTTACCGATCCGGTTTACCGCGCCAGGCGAAAGTACTTCGCGGACCTCGCTTACCACTACAAACA CGGACAGCCGATTCCGAGAGTCGACTACACAGAGGAGGAGATAAAGACTTGGGGAACGGTGTTTAAGAAGCTGACCGAGTTGTATCCCAAATTCGCTTGCAGAGAACACAATCACGTGTTTCCGTTGCTGATTGAAAACTGCGGCTACAGGGAAGACAATATTCCACAGCTCGAAGACATCTCGAATTTCTTAAAAG ACTGCACGGGATTCACGCTACGGCCGGTGGCTGGGCTCTTGTCATCTCGAGACTTCCTCGCGGGCTTGGCCTTCCGCGTATTCCACAGCACGCAGTACATCAGGCATAGCAGCCGACCGCTCTACACCCCCGAACCCGACGTCTGCCACGAGGTACTCGGGCACGTGCCGCTCTTTGCTGATCCGGCCTTCGCCCAATTCTCTCAGGTCATAGGACTAGCCTCGCTCGGTGCACCCGACGAGTACATTGAAAAACTTGCCACG TGCTTCTGGTTCACGGTAGAGTTCGGCCTGTGTCGGCAGAATGGCGAACTCAAGGCTTACGGAGCCGGTCTGCTCTCGTCGTTCGGCGAGCTTGAGTACAGTGTAAGTGGCAAGCCGGAGTTGCGCGCTTTCGATCCCGCAACCACTGCAGTGCAGAAATACCCAATCACCGAGTATCAGCCAGTTTACTTTGTCGCCGAGAACTTTGAGGACGCCAAAGAGAAGATGAT AAAATTCGCTGAATTGATCCCAAGGAATTTTGGCGTCAGATACGACCCGTACACGCAGACAATCAGTATAATCGACAGTAAATATCAAGTCGAAGAATTAGTCCACAACGTCAATCAAGAGATGCAGACTTTAATGAATGCTCTAAAGAAGTTAAAGAATTAA